The following are encoded in a window of Coleofasciculus sp. FACHB-1120 genomic DNA:
- a CDS encoding ABC transporter ATP-binding protein encodes MLSNSSKLLLKFALRYPILVVATIILGFSGALFNGVSTTLIVPVVLDFLGQSQLDLNGGPPIIRRMLSVFDGFSGENRLIAMTAAVLLAIILKNVTSYISSLVGSYLSKSLVNDIRKEGIQLLLDVDLEYFGKTKIGDVINRLGQEVSRTAGSIRVLIRLFVTVATILVFVWILLLISWQLTLASTVLLVLVTLPNQYYIQRSKRFGKAVSRASKAYSSAQLEVLTGIRLIKSVSNEEREFERLNKLIKEREQAELQSQANSGAIGPINEVSGIIVVLAIVLLGRALFLQQLESLSAVLLTYLVVLFRLLPFVGQLNSARGEFANSAPSVEVVTDFLRRDNKPLMVNGSVPYTGFKEEIRFEGVSFAYPGNEDLILNKINLGIPKGKTLALVGASGAGKSTLVDLLPRFYDPIEGRITIDERDMKEFDMHSLRKEMGIVSQDTFLFNDSVRNNIAYAWEKLTDEEVIAAAKRANAYEFIVNLPQGFDTTIGDRGVLLSGGQRQRIAIARALLRNPEILILDEATSALDTVSERLVQQAIDELCRDRTTVVIAHRLSTVQKADQIAVMEKGCVVELGTHEELLKKNGYYTRLYSMQFSETTQNVIKAAVNEALVKTSYEVRSRLNPMIGFLKLVVDDLVDSTEESRELTEEAYESAIRLLRTLEFLEESSKIK; translated from the coding sequence ATGCTTTCAAACTCTAGTAAGTTACTTCTAAAATTTGCGTTACGCTATCCTATTTTAGTCGTAGCGACAATCATTCTTGGCTTCTCCGGCGCTTTATTTAATGGTGTGAGTACAACCTTAATTGTACCGGTAGTGCTGGACTTTTTAGGGCAAAGTCAGCTGGATTTAAATGGAGGACCCCCGATCATTCGGAGAATGCTATCTGTGTTTGACGGTTTTTCGGGAGAAAACCGTCTCATAGCAATGACGGCAGCAGTATTACTAGCCATTATTCTGAAAAATGTGACTAGCTATATCAGCTCTCTAGTCGGTAGTTACCTATCTAAATCCTTAGTTAATGATATTCGTAAAGAAGGGATTCAGCTCTTATTAGATGTCGATCTTGAGTATTTTGGAAAAACGAAAATTGGAGATGTTATCAATCGATTAGGACAAGAAGTTAGCCGGACTGCTGGTTCAATTCGCGTTTTAATCCGGCTGTTTGTTACAGTAGCCACAATTTTAGTATTTGTTTGGATATTATTATTAATTTCTTGGCAACTTACCTTAGCCTCTACAGTTCTGTTGGTTTTAGTAACGCTACCAAATCAATATTATATCCAGCGATCTAAGAGATTCGGAAAGGCGGTATCAAGAGCATCAAAGGCTTATTCTAGTGCCCAACTTGAAGTTTTGACTGGGATTCGGCTCATCAAAAGTGTTAGTAATGAAGAGCGAGAATTTGAGCGACTAAACAAACTGATTAAGGAACGCGAACAAGCGGAATTACAATCGCAAGCGAACTCGGGAGCGATTGGACCTATCAACGAAGTATCGGGAATTATTGTTGTATTAGCAATTGTATTGTTAGGTCGTGCTTTGTTTTTGCAGCAGTTGGAGTCGCTTTCAGCAGTACTGCTGACTTATCTAGTTGTCTTGTTCCGGTTACTGCCTTTCGTAGGTCAGTTAAACAGCGCGAGGGGCGAATTTGCCAACTCTGCCCCCAGCGTTGAAGTGGTGACAGATTTCTTGCGCCGGGATAACAAACCATTAATGGTGAATGGTAGCGTTCCTTACACCGGATTTAAAGAAGAAATTCGTTTTGAGGGCGTGTCTTTTGCCTATCCGGGGAATGAGGATTTAATTCTAAACAAGATAAATTTAGGAATTCCTAAAGGAAAAACTCTTGCTTTAGTAGGAGCATCGGGGGCAGGCAAGTCAACGCTAGTCGATCTGCTACCCAGATTTTACGATCCGATAGAGGGTCGCATCACGATAGATGAAAGAGATATGAAGGAATTTGACATGCACTCGCTGAGGAAAGAGATGGGCATTGTCAGCCAAGATACATTCCTATTTAACGATTCCGTCCGTAATAATATCGCCTACGCATGGGAGAAATTGACTGATGAAGAGGTGATTGCAGCGGCTAAACGAGCAAACGCCTACGAATTCATTGTGAATTTACCCCAAGGCTTTGATACAACGATAGGAGATCGAGGAGTTCTCCTATCGGGAGGACAACGACAACGGATTGCGATCGCTCGTGCACTGCTACGCAACCCAGAAATCCTGATTTTAGATGAAGCCACCAGTGCCCTGGATACGGTTTCAGAGCGTTTGGTACAACAGGCAATTGATGAGCTTTGCCGCGATCGCACAACAGTGGTGATTGCTCACCGCCTTTCCACCGTCCAGAAAGCCGATCAAATTGCCGTGATGGAAAAAGGTTGTGTTGTAGAACTCGGCACTCATGAAGAACTGTTAAAGAAAAACGGCTACTACACTCGCCTGTACTCAATGCAGTTCTCTGAAACAACTCAAAATGTCATTAAAGCCGCTGTTAATGAAGCTTTAGTCAAAACCTCTTACGAAGTTCGGTCTCGTTTGAACCCGATGATTGGTTTCCTCAAGTTAGTGGTTGATGACTTAGTAGACAGTACAGAAGAGTCGCGCGAACTGACTGAGGAAGCTTACGAGTCGGCAATTCGCCTGCTCAGAACTTTAGAATTTCTAGAAGAAAGCTCGAAAATTAAGTAA
- a CDS encoding glycosyltransferase, with amino-acid sequence MDLQQNKKLKISLVVSDLSASGAGRWGGAVRTFLLYEALKKLDYEVKIFGFVFGDESSQISQSEIPIVAIPCAYHSGFIKAAQKLLKQIDGDIIYAVKLKPTSFGLSIIKKLTARRPVILDIDDWELSWHGGEQWKYRPSLKQFYRDTLKPDGALRYPDHPLYLKWMESLVSYADTVTLHTQFLKERFGGVYLPNGKDTTLFDPSQFDAEASRIRYGLADYRILMFPGAPRPYKGLEDVLAALEMLNQPDLRLVIVGGSPYDAYDNQLMQQWGRWIIKLPKYPVSEMPAVVAAAHIVVVPQRDTPAAQAQFPLKLTDGMAMAKPILSTYVGDIPKILGGTGYLVAPESAEEIAEKIQWIFEHLDEANQQGMKARERCISLYSTETMAAILSDVIKDLQVAGKL; translated from the coding sequence GTGGATTTACAGCAAAACAAAAAATTAAAAATCTCATTAGTTGTTAGCGATCTATCCGCTAGTGGGGCAGGAAGATGGGGGGGGGCTGTCCGCACATTCCTGCTATATGAAGCCTTAAAAAAACTAGACTATGAAGTAAAAATCTTTGGGTTTGTTTTTGGCGACGAATCATCACAAATATCTCAGTCAGAAATACCAATTGTTGCCATCCCTTGCGCTTATCATTCAGGTTTTATAAAAGCCGCTCAAAAGCTCTTAAAACAAATAGATGGAGACATTATATACGCCGTAAAGCTAAAACCGACAAGTTTTGGGTTATCTATTATCAAGAAGCTAACGGCTCGTCGTCCGGTTATTTTAGATATAGATGACTGGGAACTCAGTTGGCATGGAGGCGAACAATGGAAATATCGTCCCAGTTTAAAGCAATTTTATAGAGATACTTTGAAACCTGATGGGGCATTAAGATATCCAGATCACCCTCTTTATTTAAAGTGGATGGAAAGCTTAGTATCTTATGCCGATACCGTTACCTTACATACTCAGTTTTTGAAAGAACGCTTTGGAGGTGTGTATTTACCGAATGGTAAAGATACGACTCTTTTCGATCCTAGCCAATTCGATGCTGAGGCAAGTAGAATCCGTTATGGTCTTGCAGACTACCGGATTTTAATGTTTCCTGGAGCGCCACGACCTTACAAAGGTCTTGAAGATGTCTTAGCAGCACTAGAGATGCTAAATCAGCCAGACCTTAGACTTGTAATTGTTGGGGGAAGTCCATACGATGCCTACGATAATCAATTGATGCAACAGTGGGGGCGTTGGATTATCAAATTGCCAAAATATCCAGTTTCAGAAATGCCTGCTGTAGTAGCCGCTGCCCATATTGTGGTTGTTCCCCAACGAGATACCCCTGCCGCGCAAGCTCAATTCCCGCTCAAACTAACCGATGGGATGGCAATGGCAAAGCCAATTCTGTCCACTTACGTTGGCGATATTCCAAAGATTTTAGGCGGCACAGGTTATCTAGTTGCTCCTGAATCTGCAGAAGAAATTGCTGAGAAAATACAATGGATATTCGAGCATTTAGATGAAGCAAATCAGCAGGGCATGAAAGCAAGGGAAAGATGTATATCCCTCTATAGTACTGAGACAATGGCAGCTATACTATCTGATGTGATTAAAGATTTGCAAGTAGCTGGGAAACTTTAA
- the gloB gene encoding hydroxyacylglutathione hydrolase, whose product MQVDRIPVLSDNYIFLLHDPTQKIAAVVDPAEAQPVLQRLQEIDVQLVAIFNTHHHSDHVGGNRQLIQRFPDACVYGGAEDKGRIPGQQVFLQEGDRVEFADRIGEVFFVPGHTRAHIAYYFAPATAEETGDLFCGDTLFAGGCGRLFEGSPTQMVSSLSKLRALPDTTCIWCAHEYTLKNLQFALTVDGGNPDLQSRYAEVKAARSRFEATVPSRLGVEKRTNPFLRWDTPTLQSAVNSQDPVQTFARLRGMKDRF is encoded by the coding sequence ATGCAGGTTGACCGAATTCCGGTACTTTCTGACAACTACATCTTTTTGCTGCATGACCCGACTCAGAAGATAGCAGCGGTTGTAGATCCCGCTGAAGCTCAGCCGGTACTGCAACGCTTGCAAGAAATTGACGTGCAGTTGGTGGCAATTTTCAATACTCACCATCATAGCGATCATGTGGGCGGAAATCGGCAGCTGATACAACGCTTTCCGGATGCTTGCGTGTATGGGGGGGCTGAGGATAAAGGGAGGATTCCGGGGCAACAGGTATTTTTGCAGGAGGGCGATCGCGTCGAGTTTGCCGATAGAATTGGCGAAGTTTTCTTCGTTCCCGGACATACCCGCGCCCACATCGCTTACTACTTCGCGCCAGCAACCGCTGAGGAGACGGGCGATTTATTCTGTGGTGACACCTTGTTTGCCGGTGGCTGTGGCAGGTTGTTTGAAGGCTCACCCACTCAGATGGTGTCCAGCTTGAGCAAGCTCAGAGCTTTACCCGATACGACCTGCATTTGGTGCGCTCATGAATACACCCTGAAGAACCTCCAATTTGCTCTCACAGTTGATGGGGGAAACCCAGATTTACAATCCCGCTATGCTGAAGTCAAAGCCGCCCGCAGTCGTTTCGAGGCAACGGTGCCATCACGGCTGGGAGTAGAAAAGCGCACGAATCCATTTTTGCGTTGGGACACTCCGACGCTGCAATCAGCGGTGAACAGCCAAGATCCCGTGCAGACTTTTGCGCGACTGCGGGGGATGAAAGATCGGTTTTAG
- the rplI gene encoding 50S ribosomal protein L9, whose product MAKRVQLVLNQDVSKLGKSGDLVEVAPGYARNYLIPQQLGIPATPGLLKQVERRKEKERVRLLEEKQQSLELKTAIEAVGSYTIAKQVGEENAIFGTVTSAEVVAAILQATGKEIDRRTVSLPDIGETGTYKAEIKLHPEVSAVVQIQVVPS is encoded by the coding sequence ATGGCGAAGCGCGTGCAATTAGTTTTGAATCAAGATGTCAGCAAGCTAGGAAAAAGCGGTGACTTGGTTGAAGTCGCTCCCGGCTATGCTCGGAATTATCTAATTCCCCAACAACTGGGAATTCCTGCCACTCCCGGCTTGCTCAAGCAAGTCGAACGGCGCAAAGAAAAAGAGCGGGTGCGCCTGTTGGAAGAAAAACAGCAAAGCCTTGAGCTGAAGACTGCCATAGAAGCTGTGGGCAGCTACACCATCGCCAAGCAGGTGGGTGAGGAAAATGCCATTTTCGGTACCGTCACCAGCGCAGAAGTGGTGGCAGCCATTCTCCAAGCCACTGGGAAGGAAATCGATCGTCGGACGGTTAGTCTTCCCGATATTGGTGAGACGGGCACCTACAAAGCAGAGATCAAGCTACACCCTGAAGTTAGTGCGGTTGTGCAAATTCAGGTTGTGCCCAGCTAA
- the dnaB gene encoding replicative DNA helicase, whose product MAHELNFQGKNGNEAMSSLANRLPPQNIEAEESILGGILLDPEAIGRVADILLPDAFSINAHKAIYRAALALSSQGKPTDLMSVTTWLYDRSELDKVGGQSKLAQLVDRTVSAVNIDQYAALVMDKYLRRKLIQAGGEISQLGYETATELETILDQAEQKVFSLTQDRPQQGLVPISDTLINTFQDIEIRHQDLALPGLPCGFYDLDAMTGGFQRSDLIIVAGRPSMGKTAICLNIARNIAEFHKLPVAVFSLEMSKEQLVQRMLASEAEIESNRLRAGRISQNEWEPLSHALGNLSEMPIYIDDTPNMTVMQMRSQARRLQAEQHGQLGLILLDYLQLMEGASDNRVQELSKMTRSLKGLARELNVPIIALSQLSRGVEARNNKRPMMSDLRESGSIEQDADLIIMLYRDEYYNNDTPDRGIAEIIIAKHRNGPVGTVRLLFDPQFTRFRNLASSNR is encoded by the coding sequence ATGGCTCACGAACTGAATTTCCAAGGCAAAAACGGTAACGAAGCGATGTCGTCCTTGGCGAATCGCTTACCCCCCCAAAACATTGAAGCCGAAGAAAGCATTTTGGGAGGTATTTTACTAGATCCGGAAGCCATCGGTCGGGTTGCCGATATCCTGCTGCCAGACGCCTTTTCGATTAACGCTCATAAGGCAATCTATCGCGCCGCCCTTGCCTTGAGCAGTCAAGGCAAACCCACAGATTTGATGAGTGTTACTACTTGGCTGTACGACAGGAGCGAACTTGACAAGGTGGGCGGACAGAGTAAGTTAGCCCAACTAGTAGATCGCACTGTTTCCGCCGTCAACATCGACCAGTATGCGGCACTGGTGATGGATAAGTACCTGCGCCGGAAGTTAATTCAGGCAGGCGGCGAGATTTCTCAGTTGGGTTATGAGACAGCGACCGAGCTGGAAACGATTCTCGACCAGGCGGAACAGAAAGTTTTTAGCCTCACCCAGGATCGCCCGCAGCAAGGTCTGGTACCCATTTCCGACACGCTGATCAATACGTTTCAGGACATTGAAATCCGCCATCAGGATCTGGCTCTCCCCGGTCTTCCCTGTGGCTTCTATGACCTCGACGCGATGACTGGTGGTTTTCAGCGTTCTGACTTGATTATTGTGGCGGGAAGACCCTCTATGGGGAAAACCGCTATCTGTTTAAATATTGCTCGCAATATTGCTGAATTTCATAAATTGCCAGTCGCTGTTTTTAGTCTAGAAATGTCTAAAGAACAGCTGGTGCAGCGGATGCTGGCAAGTGAGGCTGAGATTGAGAGTAACCGCCTGCGGGCTGGGCGAATTAGTCAAAACGAGTGGGAACCGCTCTCACACGCCCTCGGCAACCTCTCGGAGATGCCAATCTACATTGACGATACGCCTAACATGACGGTGATGCAGATGCGATCGCAAGCTCGTCGTCTCCAGGCAGAACAGCATGGACAGTTGGGATTAATTCTCTTAGATTACTTGCAATTAATGGAAGGAGCCAGTGACAATCGGGTACAAGAATTGTCGAAAATGACGCGAAGTCTCAAAGGTTTAGCCCGCGAACTCAACGTCCCGATTATTGCCTTATCCCAGCTCAGTCGCGGCGTCGAAGCGCGTAACAATAAGCGCCCGATGATGTCAGATTTACGTGAAAGTGGAAGTATTGAGCAAGATGCTGACTTAATCATCATGCTTTATCGGGATGAATACTATAACAATGACACGCCTGACCGAGGCATTGCAGAGATTATTATTGCAAAACATCGCAATGGGCCGGTAGGGACTGTAAGACTATTATTCGATCCGCAATTTACACGTTTTCGTAATCTGGCTTCTTCCAATCGTTGA
- the trpB gene encoding tryptophan synthase subunit beta: MTRTPISPDSQETANASVQQPDALGRFGRFGGKYVPETLMPALSELEAAFQKYRAEPAFQQELQGLLRDYVGRPSPLYFAERLTAHYAKPDGTGPQIYLKREDLNHTGAHKINNALAQVLLAKRMGKQRIIAETGAGQHGVATATVCARFGLDCVIYMGVQDMERQSLNVFRMRLMGAEVRPVAAGTGTLKDATSEAIRDWVTNVETTHYILGSVAGPHPYPMLVRDFHAVIGQETRAQAMEKWGGLPDILLACVGGGSNAMGLFYEFVKDSSVRLIGIEAAGEGVDTEKHAATLTKGRVGVLHGAMSYLLQDEDGQVVEAHSISAGLDYPGVGPEHSYLKDEGRAEYYSVTDQEALVAFRQLSQLEGIIPALETSHAIAYLDILCPQLTGNPRIVINCSGRGDKDVQTVAKVLSL, translated from the coding sequence GTGACACGTACTCCCATTTCTCCGGATTCCCAAGAAACTGCTAACGCTTCTGTACAACAACCCGACGCACTAGGGCGATTTGGACGATTTGGCGGCAAGTACGTGCCGGAAACGTTGATGCCAGCGCTGAGCGAGTTGGAAGCGGCTTTTCAAAAATACCGGGCTGAACCTGCTTTCCAGCAAGAACTTCAAGGATTGCTGCGGGATTATGTAGGTCGCCCTAGCCCTCTTTATTTTGCCGAACGTTTGACGGCTCACTATGCAAAGCCAGATGGTACGGGACCGCAAATTTATCTGAAGCGGGAAGATTTGAACCATACGGGTGCCCACAAAATTAACAATGCTTTGGCTCAGGTATTGTTAGCAAAGCGAATGGGCAAGCAGCGCATTATTGCAGAAACGGGTGCCGGACAGCATGGCGTCGCTACAGCCACGGTTTGCGCTCGATTTGGTCTGGATTGCGTCATTTATATGGGCGTCCAGGATATGGAACGACAATCGCTGAATGTGTTCCGGATGCGGCTGATGGGGGCAGAGGTGCGCCCTGTGGCGGCGGGAACGGGAACGCTCAAAGATGCCACGTCGGAAGCCATTCGGGATTGGGTAACGAATGTAGAAACAACTCACTACATATTAGGTTCGGTTGCAGGCCCTCACCCTTATCCGATGCTGGTGCGCGATTTCCATGCAGTAATTGGTCAGGAAACTCGCGCTCAAGCGATGGAGAAATGGGGCGGCTTGCCGGATATTCTCCTGGCTTGCGTCGGCGGTGGCTCAAATGCGATGGGACTTTTCTACGAGTTTGTCAAAGACTCATCAGTCCGGCTGATTGGAATTGAGGCGGCTGGGGAGGGCGTTGATACCGAGAAACACGCTGCCACGCTTACTAAGGGACGGGTAGGAGTTTTACACGGGGCGATGAGCTATTTGCTGCAAGATGAGGATGGTCAAGTGGTGGAGGCGCATTCTATCAGTGCTGGTCTAGATTATCCCGGTGTTGGCCCGGAGCATAGTTATCTCAAGGATGAGGGTCGGGCTGAATATTACAGCGTGACTGACCAAGAGGCTTTGGTAGCGTTTCGGCAGTTGTCGCAGCTAGAGGGAATTATTCCAGCGTTGGAAACGTCTCACGCGATCGCTTACCTGGATATTCTCTGCCCTCAACTGACTGGCAATCCCCGCATTGTCATCAACTGCTCTGGACGCGGCGATAAGGATGTGCAAACAGTTGCTAAAGTCCTGTCTCTTTAA
- a CDS encoding translation initiation factor, whose translation MSSSKGKASSSKTPAQNRVIYSEFGNTDNSDALERPVPELPPNQQNLKVQASRKGRKGKTVTVISGFQVKPDTLEALAKQLKAQCGTGGTVKENAIEIQGDHTQKLVQVLATLGYKAKISGG comes from the coding sequence ATGTCTTCTTCCAAGGGCAAAGCATCCAGTTCTAAAACACCCGCTCAAAATCGCGTTATCTACTCGGAATTCGGAAACACCGATAATTCAGATGCCTTAGAACGACCCGTACCAGAACTACCCCCTAATCAGCAAAACCTCAAAGTTCAGGCATCTCGGAAAGGAAGAAAGGGCAAAACTGTAACTGTAATTAGTGGCTTTCAGGTAAAACCAGACACTCTGGAAGCCTTGGCAAAACAGTTGAAAGCTCAGTGCGGCACGGGGGGCACAGTGAAGGAAAATGCGATTGAAATTCAGGGCGATCATACTCAGAAACTCGTCCAAGTTCTCGCAACTTTGGGATACAAAGCGAAAATCAGTGGCGGCTGA
- a CDS encoding ATP-binding protein produces MGITADTEALSREIKGAMVNDLDQQVEDSLQRLEQLWQCTEKLPISHLGPLVDALKELSNQLQKMQGVIEELRQQIQQEFANKNHAELEEQQRSPAEGALISDSTPQEMQIIEPAHSNSEAVSQGRGIGFLVTNREAVILSANWTSGELLESIPETLIGKPLVEFVATDAHRDFHTQLSALQQGSVANNWEICLQTRQGKTFNAIVTVEPVQEPQFLQVVGLRWLLQQIPPSQDDRLVDCSAANWECAERNLKNQVEGKITQNDSGVKDTRLQKTLHEQPYDQLNRDRTTHLQQILDFEAMLKRITDKVRDTLDENHILQTAVEELTLVLGIEGCDTALYDANQTTATIVHEYTQGLPSALGQVVTISDLFKEDAQLLKGQYFQFCHLIPEIRGAVAILACPIFDSQAVFGDLWLFKRQEEAFNELEIQLVQQVASQCAIAIRQARLYQAAQAQVAELEKLNRLKDDFLSTVPHELRSPVANMKMAIQMLGIALNKDHGLFAELSKPPAQRNKVARYFHILHNECERETNLINDLLEWQRINAEIQPLVLTSIQLQDWLPTIVEPFQKPAQERDRHLEIHLESELPPLICDRTSLGRILSELLNNACKYTPLAERIAVKARSAADKMEVSVMNTGVEIPTGERERVFEKFYRIPNSDPWKQGGTGLGLALVQKLVANLGGAIHLESAANYTCFTVSLPLKPSIVSDAESP; encoded by the coding sequence ATGGGTATTACTGCTGATACAGAAGCGTTGTCGAGGGAAATTAAGGGTGCAATGGTAAATGACCTAGACCAGCAGGTTGAAGATTCCCTACAGCGACTTGAGCAGCTGTGGCAGTGTACTGAAAAGTTACCAATATCTCACCTAGGGCCACTCGTGGATGCTCTGAAAGAACTATCAAACCAGCTGCAAAAGATGCAGGGCGTCATCGAGGAACTGCGCCAACAAATTCAGCAAGAATTCGCTAACAAAAATCACGCAGAACTCGAAGAACAGCAACGTTCCCCAGCCGAGGGTGCGTTGATCTCCGATTCCACTCCCCAAGAAATGCAAATAATCGAGCCTGCTCATAGCAATTCAGAGGCGGTTTCTCAGGGAAGGGGAATTGGGTTTTTGGTGACAAATCGAGAAGCCGTAATTTTATCAGCTAACTGGACAAGCGGTGAGTTGCTCGAAAGCATTCCAGAAACCTTGATCGGTAAGCCGCTGGTGGAGTTTGTGGCAACGGATGCTCACAGGGACTTTCACACTCAGCTCAGCGCCCTCCAACAGGGATCTGTTGCCAATAACTGGGAAATCTGCTTGCAAACAAGGCAGGGTAAGACGTTTAACGCTATTGTTACTGTCGAGCCAGTGCAAGAGCCGCAATTTCTGCAAGTTGTGGGTCTACGCTGGCTGTTGCAACAAATACCTCCCTCTCAAGACGATCGGTTAGTGGATTGTTCGGCGGCAAATTGGGAGTGTGCCGAGAGGAATCTAAAAAATCAGGTTGAGGGAAAAATTACCCAAAATGATAGCGGGGTAAAAGATACGAGGTTGCAAAAAACGCTGCACGAGCAACCCTACGACCAGCTCAATCGCGATCGCACAACCCACTTGCAACAGATACTCGACTTTGAAGCAATGCTTAAACGCATTACTGACAAAGTCCGCGATACCCTCGACGAAAACCATATTTTGCAAACTGCCGTCGAAGAATTAACCTTGGTGTTGGGGATTGAAGGCTGCGATACAGCTTTGTACGATGCCAACCAAACCACGGCGACAATCGTTCACGAGTACACCCAAGGATTACCATCAGCGCTAGGGCAAGTCGTCACAATTTCCGACTTGTTTAAAGAGGATGCTCAATTGCTGAAAGGTCAGTATTTCCAGTTTTGTCATCTAATCCCTGAGATTCGAGGAGCGGTGGCTATCCTCGCTTGTCCAATTTTTGATAGCCAAGCAGTGTTCGGGGATCTGTGGTTATTTAAGCGGCAGGAAGAAGCTTTCAACGAGCTGGAAATCCAGCTTGTGCAGCAAGTGGCGTCTCAATGCGCGATCGCAATTCGACAAGCCCGACTCTACCAAGCAGCGCAAGCCCAAGTCGCAGAATTGGAAAAGCTGAATCGCCTCAAAGATGACTTCCTGAGTACCGTTCCCCATGAATTGCGATCGCCAGTTGCCAACATGAAAATGGCGATTCAGATGTTGGGGATTGCCTTGAATAAAGACCACGGACTGTTTGCAGAACTCTCTAAGCCACCAGCCCAAAGAAACAAAGTGGCTCGCTACTTCCATATTTTGCATAACGAATGCGAAAGAGAAACCAACTTAATCAACGATCTTCTAGAGTGGCAGCGGATCAATGCAGAGATTCAGCCTTTGGTACTGACAAGCATTCAGCTACAAGATTGGCTGCCCACAATTGTAGAACCTTTTCAAAAGCCCGCCCAAGAACGCGATCGCCACTTAGAAATTCACCTTGAGTCAGAACTGCCTCCCTTAATTTGCGATCGCACCAGTTTAGGACGCATATTAAGCGAGTTACTCAATAATGCCTGCAAGTACACGCCATTAGCTGAACGGATTGCGGTAAAAGCACGTAGCGCCGCCGATAAGATGGAAGTGAGTGTAATGAATACCGGCGTAGAAATTCCGACAGGCGAACGCGAACGAGTCTTTGAAAAGTTTTACCGCATTCCCAACTCCGATCCCTGGAAGCAAGGCGGGACTGGTTTGGGACTAGCCCTGGTACAGAAATTGGTTGCCAATTTAGGAGGCGCGATTCATCTGGAAAGTGCTGCCAATTACACTTGCTTTACAGTGTCGTTGCCACTAAAACCTTCGATTGTTTCCGACGCGGAATCTCCCTAG
- a CDS encoding YqaE/Pmp3 family membrane protein: MDLFRILIAIFVPPLGVFLQVGFGKDFWINLVLTFLGLFPGIIHAVWVIARK, translated from the coding sequence ATGGATCTCTTCCGTATCTTGATCGCTATTTTTGTTCCACCGCTGGGTGTTTTCTTGCAAGTTGGCTTTGGAAAAGACTTTTGGATCAATCTGGTCTTGACTTTTCTAGGTTTATTTCCCGGAATTATTCATGCGGTGTGGGTTATTGCCAGAAAATAG